The following proteins are co-located in the Chryseobacterium daecheongense genome:
- a CDS encoding hydroxymethylglutaryl-CoA synthase — MTFGIEAASYHVPSLYLEIKDLAEVRGIDPAKLEKGLGLHKMGFPDVHEDAATFAAEALLKLIKDYNINPKDIARIYLGTESALDAAKPTASYAMEMVEKVLEEKYGERCFRNCDVVDMTFACVGAVDALHNSLDFVRVNPEKKAIVIASDYAKYELASSGEYTQGGGAVALLVSSQPNLLEIENQWGVATESVFDFFKPRRHYKKEDLKDAPDSFSDKIEVFTDEPVFDGQYSNQCYQDRIREAYDHYKEISGKDKPYKDWRYLVFHLPYAFHGKRVFTEIYSLENGLSYETPEEQKTVAKSEGYLQFINNKIERTQRASSEIGNMYTASIFMALLSALQISYNENEELADKEIGFLGYGSGSKSKVFAGKISANWKNVVSQWNLFDNLKKRTPVNFETYEKLHRKQLDQSVNENYAGFGLHSIELENPLLKGARYYSYQK; from the coding sequence ATGACTTTTGGAATAGAGGCAGCTAGCTATCATGTGCCTTCTTTGTATTTGGAAATTAAAGATTTAGCTGAAGTAAGGGGAATTGATCCTGCAAAATTAGAAAAAGGCTTGGGTTTACATAAAATGGGCTTTCCTGATGTCCATGAAGATGCAGCTACTTTTGCTGCTGAAGCGTTACTTAAACTGATAAAAGACTATAACATCAATCCTAAGGATATTGCAAGAATTTATCTTGGAACTGAAAGTGCTTTGGATGCCGCAAAACCGACAGCATCTTATGCTATGGAGATGGTGGAAAAAGTGCTAGAGGAAAAATATGGAGAACGATGTTTTAGAAATTGTGATGTTGTGGACATGACCTTTGCTTGTGTAGGAGCTGTCGATGCATTACATAATTCACTGGATTTTGTGAGGGTAAACCCTGAAAAAAAAGCAATTGTCATAGCGAGTGATTACGCAAAATATGAGCTGGCTTCATCGGGTGAATATACACAAGGAGGAGGAGCTGTTGCCCTATTGGTCTCTTCCCAACCCAACCTTTTGGAGATTGAGAATCAATGGGGTGTAGCAACCGAAAGTGTTTTTGATTTTTTCAAACCCCGACGTCACTACAAAAAAGAAGATCTGAAAGATGCTCCGGACTCTTTTTCTGATAAGATAGAGGTTTTTACGGATGAACCGGTTTTTGACGGACAATATTCTAACCAATGTTATCAGGATCGAATTAGAGAAGCTTATGATCATTATAAAGAAATCAGTGGTAAGGATAAGCCTTATAAAGACTGGAGATATCTGGTTTTCCATCTGCCTTATGCCTTCCATGGAAAGAGGGTATTCACAGAGATTTATAGCCTGGAAAATGGATTGAGCTACGAAACCCCTGAAGAACAAAAAACAGTGGCTAAATCTGAAGGATATCTGCAATTTATCAATAATAAAATAGAAAGAACCCAAAGGGCATCCTCTGAAATAGGAAATATGTATACTGCTTCCATATTTATGGCTTTGCTTTCCGCATTACAGATATCATACAATGAAAATGAAGAATTAGCGGACAAGGAAATAGGATTTTTAGGCTATGGAAGTGGATCAAAATCCAAGGTATTTGCGGGTAAGATTTCCGCAAACTGGAAGAATGTTGTTTCTCAATGGAATTTATTTGACAACCTAAAGAAAAGAACACCTGTTAATTTTGAAACGTATGAAAAATTGCACAGAAAGCAACTGGATCAATCTGTTAATGAAAATTATGCAGGATTCGGATTGCATTCGATAGAGCTTGAAAATCCATTGCTAAAAGGAGCAAGATACTATTCATATCAGAAATAA
- a CDS encoding class I SAM-dependent methyltransferase yields MYAIAKNIVKKILPQKFLFENEIFFRKALYPLYKGKDHECNICRSKLKEFVRLENGNLLCPVCGSLPRSRRLYKILIENYLKEGFAILDFSPSRAIFRALKHKKGIDYFPTDYENEFLADYHFDITKIDIESEKFDLIICYHILEHIENDGAAMKELYRVLKTGKTLLIQTPFKEGEIYENPEVKTSEERLQHFGQKDHVRIYSVNGLVQRLKDSGFQTEIKTYEKDSYWGFSDHETIIFCTK; encoded by the coding sequence ATGTACGCTATTGCAAAAAATATTGTAAAAAAAATACTGCCTCAAAAATTTCTTTTTGAAAACGAAATATTTTTCAGAAAAGCTTTGTATCCCCTTTACAAGGGAAAGGATCATGAATGCAATATCTGCCGTTCCAAACTTAAAGAGTTTGTAAGATTAGAAAACGGAAATCTATTATGTCCTGTTTGCGGAAGCTTACCAAGATCACGAAGGCTGTATAAAATCCTGATTGAAAATTATCTGAAAGAAGGATTTGCCATTCTAGATTTTTCGCCTTCAAGAGCGATCTTCCGTGCATTAAAACATAAAAAGGGCATTGATTATTTTCCAACAGATTATGAAAATGAATTTTTAGCAGATTATCATTTTGATATTACCAAAATCGATATTGAATCCGAAAAATTTGACCTTATTATATGCTATCACATTCTTGAGCATATTGAAAATGATGGTGCTGCAATGAAAGAATTATACAGGGTTTTAAAAACAGGTAAAACACTTTTAATTCAGACTCCGTTTAAAGAAGGTGAAATCTATGAAAACCCCGAAGTTAAAACATCAGAAGAAAGACTTCAACACTTCGGCCAGAAAGACCATGTACGAATCTATTCCGTTAATGGATTGGTTCAGCGATTAAAAGATTCCGGATTTCAAACAGAGATAAAGACTTATGAAAAGGATAGCTATTGGGGCTTTTCTGATCACGAAACCATTATCTTCTGTACGAAATAG